Genomic segment of Geminocystis herdmanii PCC 6308:
TTTACAACTCACATCGGGTTACTATCGTAAAAAAAATTAGCAAATAACAGACATAATTAGAATTATTAATCGGTTGAGGAAAAAAATGAATCAGTGGCATCCATCAGTAGAAAAATATTGGGAAAACAAAAACTATGAAGAGGTAATTAAAATTTATGAGGACATCATCAATAATAATCCTACAGAAATTACTAATTATTTTTATTTAGGTTTAGCGTATTTGATGAAGGGAGAAATCGATACAGCTCAATCTATCTGGATGTCAGTATTATTAGAAGCAGATAATTTTCAAGATGAGTTAAAAAACCTTTTACAAGTTTTACATCAACAGGGAAAAAAACAGTTAGCCACTGGTACATTAAAATCAGCTCTAATTATTTATCAAACGTTGGAGGAGTTATTAACTAACCGAGAAGAATTTACTTCCAATGAAGCTATATCTTATCATGCTATTGGTTTTGTCTATAAAATGCACAAGCAACTCATTGAGGCAGAAAAATGTTTTCAATTAGCTATTGATATTGGTCAAATAAAAGAAGCCTATAATGATCTTGGGGGGATGTATTTTGATGGGGGAATTATGGAAAAAGCCATAGAGGTTTATCGCCGAGAAATAAATGATCACCCTGATTATACTTTTGGATATGTGAATCTTCTCGCGGCTTTACACAAGTCAGGAAACATAACGGAAGCTATTAATACTGCGAACTTGGCTCAAGAAAAATTCTCTGATGATTTACTTTGGAAGATTAGAAATTATTTAATCTTACCTTTAGTATATCAAAATGAAGAAGAAATAATGATCTTTCGTCAACGATTTATAGATGGTTTACAAAAAATTGTTGATGAGGTGGAAAATTTAGATTTAAAAAATCAAGAAGTACGAAAAAAAGCTCTATTAACTTTTAAAAATAATGTTAATTTTGAGTTAGCTTATCAAAAGTTTAATCATAAAGAATTACAGCAAAAATATGGTAATTTAATTTATAAAGTCGTTTCTGCTAATTATCCTGATTATGTACAACCAAAGGAAAAAAAACCTGTTAAATCAAGAAAAATTAAAGTGGGTTATGTTTCTCAGTGTATGTGTAAACACGTGGTGTCAAGATTGATGTTAGGTTGGTTGCGTCATCATGATCCTACACAATTTGAGATTTATTCTTACTATATTGGTTTTACCAGTGATGAGCTTACCCAAGAATATGAGCAGTATAGTGATTTTTTTTATCATATTGATGGTTTTGAGACTGCATCAAAGAAAATTATGGCGGATGATTTAGATATAGTGGTTTTTCTGGAAATAGGAATGTCGCCATATATGGCGATGTTGGGTAGTTTGAGATTTGCCCCTGTTCAGTGTACTACTTGGGGACACCCTGAAACTTCTGGGTTACGGAATGTTGACTATTTCTTGTCTAGTGATTTAATGGAACCTGAAAATGGACAAGAACATTATTCAGAAAATTTAGTGCGTCTGCCTAATATTGGTATTTCTTACCCGAAACCAGCTTTGATAGAAGTACCAAAAAATAGAGACTTTTTCCGCTTACCTGCCGATGCTTTGATTTATTTTTGTGGACAAAGTGTTTTTAAATATTTACCAGAAAATGATCACATCCTTGCTGCCATCGCTCAAAGAGTACCGAATAGTAAATTTCTATTCCTCACTCGCCCGAATCCAAATATTGCGGAGCAATTTAAACAAAGATTAAGTAAGGCTTTTGCGGATTTAGGATTAAATCTTGAAGAATATGGGATTTTTTTACCTCTTTTAACTAAAAATGACTATTTGAATCTTAATCTTCTTTCTGATGTGTTTTTAGATAGTTTTGGGTGGTCTGGTGGTAGTACAACATTGGAGGCTATAACTTACAACTTACCAGTGGTAACTTATCCGGGGGAATTTATGCGGGGCAGACATAGTTACGGTATTTTAAAAATGTTAGGAGTTACAGATACGATCGCATCTTCCCCACAGGAATATATTGATATTGCGGTAAGGTTAGGAAATGATCAACTATGGCGAGAGGAAATCAAAGAAAAAATCAAGGCTAATTACCATAATTTATATGATGATTTAGATTGTGTAAGGGGATTAGAAAAATTCTATCAAGATGTTTGTTTGTGATTTTAGCTTCTAAATATTACCTAATTCTTCAAATATAGATAAGGAATCGAGATCATCAAAATACATTTCTTTTTCTTTGTCGGGTTGAGAAAATGATTTTCCTAAACAAGATTTTTTTTGACTTGGAGATGATTTATTTTTTAAAAAATTTAAGTCTTTGAACAGTACTGAAGTACAGTTTTTATATACTAAACATGGTGTCATGCCAAAAAAGTCTAAACGATAAAAACCCTCTGAGTCAAGATAGGTCAAAATTTCTGAATAACTACTTCTGTCAGTATCATCAAAAATGATAAAACCATCTTCTTTTAAGTGAGAATATGCTTCTTTGGCACATTCTTCTCTATTATCTCCGTCAATAATAATTACATCAAAATATTTGTCGGGGAATTCGTTAATTGTTTTAATATATACATCAGGTTCTTCAATTAATTTTAAAATTATTTTAGGGTCTTTTATTAATGTCGATCGTAAATAATTAAACCAATCTTTATTACTTTCAATGGAGATTAATTGATTAATTTTTTTTGCCCACCATAAAGTAGATTGACCGCTACCATATTCAAATACTACAAAATCTGATTTTATTTTATCTTCAATAAACTCAATGGCAGGATATGTGTACCAAGGAATCGATTCTGTTTCATTATTAACAGGCTTTCCTAATTGTAGAGATTTTAACCATCCAGAGGCTTCTAATATATTTGTTTTAGGAGGTAAATAACTGGCTATTTTTTCCCAATCTAAAGATAAGATTAAACTATGAGCTAAAGTAACTCCTAAACCTGATTGTAGTAATGTGGGTTTTTCTTCGATCGCTTCTTCAAATAATTGAGCGGCTTGAGAATATTTTTTTAGTCTATAGCATTCATAAGCTAAATTCAGTTTATCTGTTTGATTCATTATTTTTTATCTCTTAATACTATGGCTGACAAAATTAATATTTTAAAAAAAGATTTTATTAATTCTATTCTTAAAGAAGAATTTGATCAAGTAATTAATATTTTTGAACAAACAATTAATGATGATTCTACCAATGTTTATTCTTATTATTATTTAGGAATAGCTTATTTATTAAATGGCGATCGTGATCTAGCAGAAGCTACTTGGATGGCTGTTTTTTTAGAAAGTAATGACGTAGAAGAAAATAGTAGAATATTAATTAATATTTTCAAGGAAATAGGACTATTATTAATTGAGAATCAAAAATTTTATTTAGCTACATTAATTTATGAACAAATACTTATTTTAGATGAGAATAATTTAGAAAGTTCTTTAATAATAGTTGATCTTTATTTACATTTAGGAAAAGAAAATTTAGCGGAAGATACTTTAATAAAAGTAATTGATAATGAGTTCGTTAATACTTTAATTTATTTAAAATATAGCCAACTTTTACTCAAGCAATATCGTTATTCAGAGGTTATTAATCTTTTAACAACTGCTCTCAATAAATTTCCTAATGAGCAAAGTTTATATTTTAACTTGATGTTGGGTTTTAGAGGATATGGACAAGCAAAAGAAGCTATAATTATTGCGGAAGAAGGACTAAAATTAAACCCTAATAATCTGATTTTTCAAATAGAAAATGCTCGAATTTTTCCTATATTATATGACAATGAAGAAGAAATAGAATTTTATTATCAAAGATTTGATCAATGTTTAGATCACATAATTAATAATTTATCTTTAAAAACAGAAGCAGAAAAACAAGAAGCTCTAAATGCTATTAGTTTATCCACTAATTTTTATTTACAATATCAAGGAAAATCTACTCTAACTTTACAAGTTAAATATGGTCAATTAGTCAATAATATTATTAATGCTAATTATCCCCATTTAAACTATTTATCTGGAAAATCTCAGGGTAAAAACTTAAAGATAAATAAAAAAATAAAAGTAGGATATATCTCAAGCAAAATGTTTGATAATGTTATCGGTGAATTATTTTATAATTGGATTAAATATCATAATCAAGAATTGTTTGAAGTTAATTGCTATTATATTGGTCATAAAGTTGATCAAATAACAAAAATATATCAAGAAAATAGTGATAAATTTTCACACATTCAAAGTAATTTTGAATTAGTATGTAAAACTATTATTGAAGATCAATTAGACATCTTAATTTTTCTCGATTTAGGAATGTCTCCAGAGTTAACTAAAATTGCAGGATTAAGATTAGCACCTATTCAATGCAAGGGATGGGGGCCACCTGTAACATCAGGCTCTCCTATGATTGACTATTTTTTAACCAGTGATTTAATGGAAAATCCTCAAGGGGAGAAACATTACAATGAGAAATTAATCAGATTACCAAATTTAGCATTTTCTTATCCTCGCCCAAAACTTCCTAATATAATTAAATCCAGAAAAATGTTTAATTTACCAGAAGATGCAGTGATTTATTGGAGTTGTCAATCTTTGTTTAAGTATTTGCCCCAATATGATTATATCTTTCCTCGTATCGCATCTCAAGTCACCAATAGTAAGTTTATTTTTATTGAATTTCCTTTAAGTCAATTTGTTAATAATCAGTTTCTAAAAAGGTTAAAAAAAGCATTTGAAAAATACAATCTTAACATTGAAGATTATTGCATTTTTATGCAGGGATTATGTCAAGAAGACTTTTTAAATCTAATATTAATTTCAAATGTAGGATTAGATACTTTTGGATGGTCTGGAGGTAAAACAACACTAGAAGCGATCGCCTGTAACTTACCATTAGTAACTTATCCAAGTGAATTGATGCGAGGCAGACATAGTTATGGTATTTTACAAATGTTAGGAGTTACAGATACGATCGCTTCTTCACCACAGGAATATATTGATATAGCGGTAAGACTAGGAAATGATCAATTATGGCGGGAGGAAATCAAAGAAAAAATCAAGGTAAATCACCATAATTTATATGATGATTTAGAGTGTGTAAAGGGATTAGAAAAATTCTATCAAGATGTTTGCTCGTAATTTTTTTATTTGGTGGTAGATGTTGATTATTTTTCCACTAATAAATATAAAAAAGTTTCTAACTTAATAATTAAATCCTTGATTTCTTGAGTAGTTTCTATGACAGTTTTTTCTTCTGAAGTAACTAAATTTATGGGTTGAATTTTTAGCGCATAGGAGACTAATTCTTCTAAAGTTAAGGATTTCTCCCATAAAGGTAATAATACTGCGGCTTGGTTACTAGAAAGATAAATGGGGGTTAAAGTAGGTACGGTAATGTATTTACTTATTTCCCATGGATTTTGTTGTTTAATGGTGTTTAAGAAATCCTCTTTAATTTGGGGAGATTTTAATTGAGGATGAAGATATATTTTTGCTGTTTGCCAATCAGTTTCAGTCCATGTTGATAAAGATTGCATGGGAGAAATACTATTTTCTTGAACACACCAAAAATCAATTAAACGATGACAAGGATTAAGTAATTCAAAAAAATGTAATCTTTGTTCTTCGGAAGCATTTTCTAAGGCAAATTCCCACACCGTTGGAATATTATTTCTATCTTTAAATAAGTCTCTCACTTCCCATTGTCTCCAATTAGTCATACTTAAAAAACTTAATTGAGCTAATCTTAGCATTTCAAATACTTGAGGAATAGTATAGCCTTTATCATTTTGAAGTAAATGATTCATAAGAATAGATTGTTTCGTTTTTTCGGATGTTAAATCTAAGTCTTGATTATTAAAAATGCCCCCAACATTTCTCTTTAAAATAGTACCAGGGTTTAAACTTTTCATTGTGTCCGCTACTACTTCAATTTCAAAATCTTCAGGGTTATCTTCGACTAAACCCAAACTACGGAATAATTCTTGAGAAAGGTAGAAATAAAATCTTTGATAGTAACTATGAAAATTTGCGTTCATAATTCCTTCAGGCTTCAACACAGATTTTAATGTTTTGAGAATCTCAAGAGGGTTATCGCAAATATAAATAACATCACTACAGTTCATATAATCATATTGATAATTTAATTGACCAATATTTTCTATGGATATTTGATGATATTCTACATTGTTAAAATTATGATAATCGAGTCTTTTTTTGGCAAAATCTAAGGAGTTTTGAGAGAG
This window contains:
- a CDS encoding O-linked N-acetylglucosamine transferase, SPINDLY family protein; this encodes MNQWHPSVEKYWENKNYEEVIKIYEDIINNNPTEITNYFYLGLAYLMKGEIDTAQSIWMSVLLEADNFQDELKNLLQVLHQQGKKQLATGTLKSALIIYQTLEELLTNREEFTSNEAISYHAIGFVYKMHKQLIEAEKCFQLAIDIGQIKEAYNDLGGMYFDGGIMEKAIEVYRREINDHPDYTFGYVNLLAALHKSGNITEAINTANLAQEKFSDDLLWKIRNYLILPLVYQNEEEIMIFRQRFIDGLQKIVDEVENLDLKNQEVRKKALLTFKNNVNFELAYQKFNHKELQQKYGNLIYKVVSANYPDYVQPKEKKPVKSRKIKVGYVSQCMCKHVVSRLMLGWLRHHDPTQFEIYSYYIGFTSDELTQEYEQYSDFFYHIDGFETASKKIMADDLDIVVFLEIGMSPYMAMLGSLRFAPVQCTTWGHPETSGLRNVDYFLSSDLMEPENGQEHYSENLVRLPNIGISYPKPALIEVPKNRDFFRLPADALIYFCGQSVFKYLPENDHILAAIAQRVPNSKFLFLTRPNPNIAEQFKQRLSKAFADLGLNLEEYGIFLPLLTKNDYLNLNLLSDVFLDSFGWSGGSTTLEAITYNLPVVTYPGEFMRGRHSYGILKMLGVTDTIASSPQEYIDIAVRLGNDQLWREEIKEKIKANYHNLYDDLDCVRGLEKFYQDVCL
- a CDS encoding class I SAM-dependent methyltransferase, whose product is MNQTDKLNLAYECYRLKKYSQAAQLFEEAIEEKPTLLQSGLGVTLAHSLILSLDWEKIASYLPPKTNILEASGWLKSLQLGKPVNNETESIPWYTYPAIEFIEDKIKSDFVVFEYGSGQSTLWWAKKINQLISIESNKDWFNYLRSTLIKDPKIILKLIEEPDVYIKTINEFPDKYFDVIIIDGDNREECAKEAYSHLKEDGFIIFDDTDRSSYSEILTYLDSEGFYRLDFFGMTPCLVYKNCTSVLFKDLNFLKNKSSPSQKKSCLGKSFSQPDKEKEMYFDDLDSLSIFEELGNI
- a CDS encoding O-linked N-acetylglucosamine transferase, SPINDLY family protein — protein: MADKINILKKDFINSILKEEFDQVINIFEQTINDDSTNVYSYYYLGIAYLLNGDRDLAEATWMAVFLESNDVEENSRILINIFKEIGLLLIENQKFYLATLIYEQILILDENNLESSLIIVDLYLHLGKENLAEDTLIKVIDNEFVNTLIYLKYSQLLLKQYRYSEVINLLTTALNKFPNEQSLYFNLMLGFRGYGQAKEAIIIAEEGLKLNPNNLIFQIENARIFPILYDNEEEIEFYYQRFDQCLDHIINNLSLKTEAEKQEALNAISLSTNFYLQYQGKSTLTLQVKYGQLVNNIINANYPHLNYLSGKSQGKNLKINKKIKVGYISSKMFDNVIGELFYNWIKYHNQELFEVNCYYIGHKVDQITKIYQENSDKFSHIQSNFELVCKTIIEDQLDILIFLDLGMSPELTKIAGLRLAPIQCKGWGPPVTSGSPMIDYFLTSDLMENPQGEKHYNEKLIRLPNLAFSYPRPKLPNIIKSRKMFNLPEDAVIYWSCQSLFKYLPQYDYIFPRIASQVTNSKFIFIEFPLSQFVNNQFLKRLKKAFEKYNLNIEDYCIFMQGLCQEDFLNLILISNVGLDTFGWSGGKTTLEAIACNLPLVTYPSELMRGRHSYGILQMLGVTDTIASSPQEYIDIAVRLGNDQLWREEIKEKIKVNHHNLYDDLECVKGLEKFYQDVCS
- a CDS encoding class I SAM-dependent methyltransferase, whose protein sequence is MNQPSNNLLEQQYDTSPYPHIPIEKSPENEYNALFLNNLTTSYYLYRQKVIDTTDKVILDVGCGSGWTTLTLAFANPNAKIIAIDLSQNSLDFAKKRLDYHNFNNVEYHQISIENIGQLNYQYDYMNCSDVIYICDNPLEILKTLKSVLKPEGIMNANFHSYYQRFYFYLSQELFRSLGLVEDNPEDFEIEVVADTMKSLNPGTILKRNVGGIFNNQDLDLTSEKTKQSILMNHLLQNDKGYTIPQVFEMLRLAQLSFLSMTNWRQWEVRDLFKDRNNIPTVWEFALENASEEQRLHFFELLNPCHRLIDFWCVQENSISPMQSLSTWTETDWQTAKIYLHPQLKSPQIKEDFLNTIKQQNPWEISKYITVPTLTPIYLSSNQAAVLLPLWEKSLTLEELVSYALKIQPINLVTSEEKTVIETTQEIKDLIIKLETFLYLLVEK